One Streptomyces sp. 840.1 genomic window, ATGGCGTACGAGGGCGAGCGCACGATGGTCTCGCACGGCCACGAGGCCCCGCCGCCCGCCGCACCGGGCCCGGCCGTCACCGCCGCCTTCCCGCAGTGCCCGCCCCTGGCCCGTGCGGCCGTCGCCTCGCTCGTCCCGGGCCGCAGCGAGCCGTGGGTCGCCGCCGCCGCCCGCAGCGGCGCCAAGGTCTTCGCCGATGTCGGCTGGGACGAGACGGGCCGCTGGGACCTGGCGGGGCTGACCGACCTGTCGCACTGCCAGGCGTTCCTGCCCAACGCGCAGGAGGCCATGCGCTACACCCGCACCGACTGCCCCCGCGCCGCCGCGCACGCCCTCGCCGAGCACGTACCGCTCGCCGTCGTCACCCTCGGTGCCGAGGGCGCCTACGCGGTCGACTCGGCCACCGGCACCGCCGCCGAGGTCCCCGCGATCGCCGTCGAGGCGCTCGACCCGACCGGCGCGGGCGACGTCTTCGTCGCGGGGTTCGTCACCGGCACCCTGGCCAACTGGCCGCTCGCCGACCGGCTCGCCTTCGCCGGGCTCACCGCCGCCCTCTCCGTGCAGGAGTTCGGCGGCTCGCTCTCGGCCCCCGGCTGGGCCGAGATCGCCGCCTGGTGGCAGCAGGTCCGCACCTGCGCCGACCAGGACCCGGCGGCGCTCCAGCGCTACGCGTTCCTCCAGGACCTGCTGCCGGCGACGGCCCGCCACTGGCCGCTGCGCCGGGCCGTACCGACGATCGGCTTCCGGCCGTGACCGGACGAGCCGCGTTCCGCCCGCGAAAACCTCTCGGTGTTGTCGTGGTGGAGTCGTAGGCTTGGTACTCCAGAGGTTGTCGAGCAGCGAGAACCCTGCAACGGGAGGTATGCGCAGGCCCGAGGGCCGGCCCATGACTCAGACACCAACACAGCCGCAGGCGCGTGCCCAGATCAGGATTCCGGCCGCACACCCCATGGTGATGCTCCTGGGATCGGGCGACTCGCTGCTGCGCGTGATCGAAGCGGCGTTCCCGGCAGCCGACATCCACGTCCGGGGCAACGAGATCAGCGCAACGGGGAACGCGGCGGAAATCGCCCTGATCCAGCGCCTGTTCGACGAGATGGTGCTGGTGCTCCGCACCGGTCAGCCGATGACGGAGGACGCTGTGGAACGTTCGATCGCGATGCTCAGAGCCAGTGACAACGGCCAGGCGGACGGCGCGGAGACCCCGGCCGAGGTGCTCACCCAGAACATCCTCTCCAGCCGGGGCCGCACGATCCGCCCCAAGACCCTCAACCAGAAGCGCTACGTCGACGCGATCGACAAGCACACGATCGTGTTCGGCATCGGCCCCGCCGGTACCGGCAAGACGTACCTCGCCATGGCCAAGGCGGTCCAGGCCCTGCAGTCCAAGCAGGTCAGCCGGATCATCCTGACCCGGCCCGCGGTCGAGGCGGGCGAGCGGCTCGGCTTCCTGCCCGGCACCCTCTTCGACAAGATCGACCCGTACCTGCGCCCGCTCTACGACGCGCTGCACGACATGCTCGACCCCGACTCGATCCCGCGCCTGATGGCGGCGGGCACGATCGAGGTCGCGCCGCTGGCCTACATGAGGGGCCGCACCCTCAATGACGCCTTCATCATCCTGGACGAGGCGCAGAACACCAGCGCCGAGCAGATGAAGATGTTCCTGACCCGCCTCGGCTTCGACTCGAAGATCGTCGTCACCGGTGACGTGACCCAGGTCGACCTGCCGAACGGGACCAAGAGCGGTCTGCGCCAGGTGCAGGACATCCTGGAGGGCATCGACGACGTGCACTTCTCCCGGCTCACCTCCCAGGATGTCGTCCGGCACAAGCTCGTCGGCCGTATCGTCGACGCGTACGAGAAGTACGACAGCCAAGGCGAGCAGAACGGCCCGGCCGGCAAGGGCCGGGACCGTCACAACGGGAAGCAGTAACAGCGCACCATGTCGATCGACGTCAACAACGAGTCCGGAACCGAGGTCGACGAGCAGGCGATCCTCGACATCGCCCGCTACGCACTCGCCCGGATGCGGATCCACCCGCTCTCCGAGCTCTCGGTGATCGTGGTGGACACCGACGCCATGGAACAGCTCCACATCCAGTGGATGGATCTGACGGGTCCGACCGATGTCATGTCCTTCCCGATGGACGAGCTGCGTCCGCCGGCCAAGGACGACGAGGAGCCCCCGCAGGGGCTCCTCGGTGACATCGTGCTCTGCCCGGAGGTCGCCAAGAAGCAGGGCGAGGACGCCGAGACGCAGCACTCCATGGACGAGGAGCTCCAGCTCCTCACCGTCCACGGGGTGCTGCACCTGCTCGGCTACGACCACGAGGAGCCGGACGAGAAGGCCGAGATGTTCGGCCTCCAGGCGGCGATCGTGGACGGCTGGCGCGGTGAGCGCGGCATCACCGGCCCGTCGCCCGCCCCCACCGTCTCGTGAGCCTGCCTCTCGTCCTCGGGGCTGTGGTGCTGGTCGTCGTCGGCTGGCTGGCGGCCTGCGCCGAGGCGGGTATCGCGCGGACGTCGAGTTTCCGGGCCGCCGAGGCGGTCCGCTCGGGCCGGCGCGGCAGCGAGAAGCTGGAACAGGTCGCGGCCGACCCCACGCGCTATCTCAACGTCGCCCTGCTGGTACGGGTCGCCTGTGAGATGTCGGCCGGGGTGCTGGTCACCTACGCCTGCCTCAAGGAACTCCCGGAGACCTGGGAGGCGCTGGCCGTCGCCATGGGGGTGATGGTCCTCGTCTCCTACGTCGCCATCGGGGTCTCGCCGCGCACCATCGGCCGCCAGCACCCGCTGAACACGGCCACGGCGGCGGCCTACGTCCTGCTTCCGCTGGCCAGGATCATGGGCCCGATCCCGCAGCTGCTCATCCTCATCGGCAACGCGCTGACGCCGGGCAAGGGGTTCCGCAAGGGGCCGTTCGCCAGCGAGGCCGAACTGCGGGCGATGGTCGACCTCGCGGAGCAGGAGTCGCTGATCGAGGACGAGGAGCGCCGCATGGTGCACTCCGTCTTCGAACTCGGTGACACCCTCGTGCGCGAGGTGATGGTGCCGCGCACCGACCTGGTCTGCATCGAGCGCTACAAGACCATCCGCCAGGCCCTCACCCTCGCGCTGCGCTCCGGCTTCTCGCGGATCCCGGTCACCGGGGAGAACGAGGACGACATCGTCGGGATCGTCTACCTCAAGGACCTGGTCCGCAAGACGCACATCAACCGGGAATCGGAGGCCGACCTGGTCTCCACGGCGATGCGCCCCGCGGCGTTCGTGCCCGACACGAAGAACGCCGGCGACCTGCTGCGCGAGATGCAGCAGGACCGCAGCCACGTCGCGGTCGTCATCGACGAGTACGGCGGTACGGCGGGCATCGTCACCATCGAGGACATCCTGGAGGAGATCGTCGGC contains:
- a CDS encoding carbohydrate kinase family protein, giving the protein MSTGMPGIDPLDGLRAPQDPDCDVFLTGTVFLDIIFTGLDSAPVRGTESWARGMGSSPGGVANMATALARLGLHTSLAAAFGDDHYGEYCWDALEQGEGIDLSMSHTVRGWHSPVTVSMAYEGERTMVSHGHEAPPPAAPGPAVTAAFPQCPPLARAAVASLVPGRSEPWVAAAARSGAKVFADVGWDETGRWDLAGLTDLSHCQAFLPNAQEAMRYTRTDCPRAAAHALAEHVPLAVVTLGAEGAYAVDSATGTAAEVPAIAVEALDPTGAGDVFVAGFVTGTLANWPLADRLAFAGLTAALSVQEFGGSLSAPGWAEIAAWWQQVRTCADQDPAALQRYAFLQDLLPATARHWPLRRAVPTIGFRP
- a CDS encoding PhoH family protein, which produces MTQTPTQPQARAQIRIPAAHPMVMLLGSGDSLLRVIEAAFPAADIHVRGNEISATGNAAEIALIQRLFDEMVLVLRTGQPMTEDAVERSIAMLRASDNGQADGAETPAEVLTQNILSSRGRTIRPKTLNQKRYVDAIDKHTIVFGIGPAGTGKTYLAMAKAVQALQSKQVSRIILTRPAVEAGERLGFLPGTLFDKIDPYLRPLYDALHDMLDPDSIPRLMAAGTIEVAPLAYMRGRTLNDAFIILDEAQNTSAEQMKMFLTRLGFDSKIVVTGDVTQVDLPNGTKSGLRQVQDILEGIDDVHFSRLTSQDVVRHKLVGRIVDAYEKYDSQGEQNGPAGKGRDRHNGKQ
- the ybeY gene encoding rRNA maturation RNase YbeY, with translation MSIDVNNESGTEVDEQAILDIARYALARMRIHPLSELSVIVVDTDAMEQLHIQWMDLTGPTDVMSFPMDELRPPAKDDEEPPQGLLGDIVLCPEVAKKQGEDAETQHSMDEELQLLTVHGVLHLLGYDHEEPDEKAEMFGLQAAIVDGWRGERGITGPSPAPTVS
- a CDS encoding hemolysin family protein, which encodes MSLPLVLGAVVLVVVGWLAACAEAGIARTSSFRAAEAVRSGRRGSEKLEQVAADPTRYLNVALLVRVACEMSAGVLVTYACLKELPETWEALAVAMGVMVLVSYVAIGVSPRTIGRQHPLNTATAAAYVLLPLARIMGPIPQLLILIGNALTPGKGFRKGPFASEAELRAMVDLAEQESLIEDEERRMVHSVFELGDTLVREVMVPRTDLVCIERYKTIRQALTLALRSGFSRIPVTGENEDDIVGIVYLKDLVRKTHINRESEADLVSTAMRPAAFVPDTKNAGDLLREMQQDRSHVAVVIDEYGGTAGIVTIEDILEEIVGEITDEYDRELPPVQELENGCFRVTARLDIGDLGGLFGLDEYDDEDVETVGGLLAKALGRVPIAGASSQVELPDGRRLLLTAESPAGRRNKIVTVLVEPVAPPEEEAAA